Genomic DNA from Setaria italica strain Yugu1 chromosome V, Setaria_italica_v2.0, whole genome shotgun sequence:
CTGCCTTCTAGTTGAGGTCCTCGTATGTCAGCTTCACCTAGAAGTTGTCAATATTATCATCTAGATTCTTCATATTTGTTAATCGAGGGCCATTTTTCTTTAAAATATTCTACCAACAATTAGTAAATATTTCTTtaaaaagtttcttctaacatttctACAAAGTTGTTGATGATGGTATCAATATCAACCTCATCAAGTAACTTCTTCTTAAAGTATAAAGTTGCCAAAATATTTAACTTTTCTTTAAGACAAACATACCTCATATGGTGATTCTTCaacaatttgaattttgaaaagctttttTAGtgtaagacttaacttagaaattAGATAATTTTAACCTAACTTGAAATGAACTCATCAACTTGTTTCCTCTCCCTTCTTTTCATGCTGGCCGGCTGCATACCTTCTGGCCAACATGACTATGCTGGATACTAAAAGAAAAGTAACTGAAAGCTAGTTAGCGCAAACTACAACTGTATAGATCAATGCAACTTACAAGAATATTACTCATTACTACGTAGACCTCTGATGTCATCCGTCCCATTATTATATGATAAAAAATGTCATGGTGGGTGAAAGCAGATGCTGATATCAGTTGAGTTCGACCTCTATATGAAGTTCGATTTCTCGCCTGTCAAATGAACGTCGATGCTTATAGTGTGCTTCATTCGACTTTTAAGGCTACAACTCAATTTTGGAGCTGGTATTATAATTGAAGATCACTGCCTTTACCAATTATGTACATGATGGCTATGGAAGTAAGATATATCTTGAAGGAAAAGGCATAACGTAAGGTTTTTTCTTGCAGAAAATAGTCAAAAAGAGCGTAGActgggggcgtttggttccctttgcttatttttagcacgtgtcacatcgaatatttaaatactaattaggagtattaaacgtagactatttacaaagcccattacataagtggaggctaaacggcgagacgaatctattaagcctaattaatccatcattagcaaatgtttactgtaacaACACATTATGNNNNNNNNNNNNNNNNNNNNNNNNNNNNNNNNNNNNNNNNNNNNNNNNNNNNNNNNNNNNNNNNNNNNNNNNNNNNNNNNNNNNNNNNNNNNNNNNNNNNATTAGTTTTGTCATTAGTCGATACATAAGCCTGCTAAATAGTATCTatacattcgatatgacaggaatgttaggagctcctaaagatcCATGCCTTCTTCCAGTCATTCGGACTGAGTAGTTCCTCTCCACGCAGGTCTCCACACACAGATAGGTTTTGtgaatagtctacgtttaatactcctaattagtatctaaatattcgatatgacggtgctaaaaataagttagcGGAACTAAACAGGACCTCATATAAAACCTATCACACATCAATTCGGACATCTTTCAAGGGTACATgcgcaaaaaaagaaaaaaaaagtggctAGGCCGGAGCCGCAGCCCGCAGCTGCCCGCAGTCCAATTCCAACGTGACCCAATTCGGCAATTCCTTCACCGCTGCCAAAGTCTACTGCCATTCCTACCCCCTCCTAACCCCGCGTCGCCACGAGCTCGCCGCGCCGGTGAAGGAGGGGGACCTCACCGGAGCAGAGGCCATGGCCCCCCCGCAGCCAGCCAGGGGCGGCGCCATCAATATCGAGGCGTGCGCTCGGCCGATCGCCGTCGACAACCGCATCAGCCTCCCCTACTACTTCCGGATCGCGGGCAGTCTTCTCCGGCAGGTTCAACCCTAGCCGCCCCTTCGGAACCTTGCGTGGGGGATCGCTCCTGCCCCCTCTAGATCTCGCTTTCTGTCGCTTTAGTATTAGCTGCGTGGTTGTTTTATTGTCGATTGGACACGATTCTCTTCGATTGGTTTGGGCGATGCGAACGAATTGGGGGTTGTTGTTGTTACCATGTTAATGCGAGTGCTATTAAGTTTGGAATTAAATTGTGTTGAATTTCTATGCTCTGATGTTGTCGGCGCAGGCTAATATATATCGGAACGAGAAGAACATCCTCGACCTGTATGTCATCCTGCTGAGATACTCGAGGTGGGCTGGGCACTCAATCATTTGATACTCGCATCTTGGTACTGTGATTGGTTGTTACACCTGAAACTTGATTGGCTGCAGCTTATTGTGTGAGACGATACCGAAGCATCGCGATTTCCTTGCCTTCAAGTTGAGAGAAAAGGCGTTCTATGATGTAAGTCCTCTCTTTTCATTATTAGATATGACATCTCTGGCCAGAAATCACTCTTGAGCAACATAATCTTTTCAGATCCCAACTGAGCATGTAAAACCTTTTGCCAATGACTTTTTTGGCCTTATTTAATTCATCTCTGAACTCCATATTTTTTCCAGATTTTTATCTAAATGAATGAGCTTTTGTTGCAGAAACTTAATGATGTTATCATAGAGCTTGAGTCATTGAAGCCAGTTGTGCAGCGGCAGGTTGCCGAGCATAACAGAGGAGGTACTGTGGAATCAAATACTAATAGTCTAAATGGTACCTATGCTACATCTCGTAGGATAGAGCAGCATACCCCAAGCTTGTATACTCCACAGGTATGCATTGCATCACATTGCATTTCCTAGCCTGTAATATCGTGAAGCATTCTGAGAAGAAGAGATGGAGAATGCGTACTTTCGTAGTTTCATATTCTCATGTGCTATACTTATGTTGTAAGttttcatcctttttcttcttcagcCATTTGTAGGTAGCGCTAATGGAGCACTGCAAAAATCCTTCCATGTCGGGAGACAAGTGCCATCATTACCAAGTGTCCAACCTGATAAGCAGATTCAGAAACAGTATGTATACCTTTTGGTCATTTAGTTATTTTCTGATCTAACAGTTAGCCACCACTTAGGTAAAACTGTAAAAGGAGGATTAGGTGACATGTTAGTTATCGAACAAAGGCAATGTAGTAGCTTGATGATTTTTAAGCAGGAAGGTAGGCTTATAGGGATTAGGGAACACATGGTCCTAGAGTAACTTAATTTCAAGGGTGGTTATTTCAGAGGAACTTTGCAGGAAACAAAGCATGCTGTTTGAAaatctttgattttttttcattgcaaACAAACACGGCCATATTATCCAATCAGTTGGTTTTATCTATCTGTTCAGAATTTACTACAATCAGATAAATGAATATAAACCTCTTTAAACATCTTGGGTTCACACACTTTATATTTGTAAATTAGAGAAACAACATTCTAGCGAGAGGAAAAATACCAAGAGGCTTACAAAATCAGTGTTTTTTGCAGAGGCCAACAACTTATGTAGTTAAGTGCTTTGGCAGAATGATAATTAAGCTATTCCTTCTATTTCCTTTACTCTGACTTCTATTTTCCTTTACTTCTCTAGATATTGTTCTTATCCAGTGTGCTTTCTGTAGATAAAAAATGTGCTATCCTTTCCCAGATGTACCAGTGGTCATTTGTGTTAGATAGCTGTATCTttgatctttttcttcttttggtgGTTTTATGCACTgaaccttcttttttttttctgtctaAACTATGCAGATTTATGAATCTGCCTTATCCAAGTGAAGAAACACTAGCTAGGCACTCCATATTAGGACCTAATGGTCTTCATGGCCGATGGAATGGGCCTGTTACTGGAATTAAGGTATGATTCTTTTACTTGTGTCGTCTTAATGTGTTTGGCTGAGAATTTGACCACAAGCAAGCATTATCTAATGTTTCTCTACCATTCTTTACAGGTTCAATATCCAAGCAATTTTGAATTAACACAAAGTGACATGACAAGGTGATAATTCATTACTTACATTTGTAGAAGTATTCTTTTCCATCGCTCTCTTTTTGTTGCAAACAGTTCTTGTAAttccttttattttgaaaaCTGAGATCCCTTTCTTTCAAGTTGTTCTACACTTCTACCTCCACTCAACTATGGCCCTAATTGGGATATTTTTAGGACCTGGACTGTTTCCTGTAAAATTCTTACGTTCTAAACATACATGGTGTGCTTTCTCAGCATGTAAAAAGTTACAGGAAAACCAAAATAATCCAACTGTTATAGAAACTAGTACAGAACAGTTTATGTTAAAATCAATTGACACGGAGAATTTCCAATTTTTTAGTTAGTTGTTTTACAAATTTCTTAAGTAATTTTAAAGGCGATGTTCTGTATCAATGTAGAGCCATCTGAACAGGTATTGATTAGGTTGCTTGACTGGATATAGTTTTTAAAGAGGACAATCAACCTAGTTGAAAGAGAAACTTAACCTTACACATGAGATTAGACTAGAAGATCGAGGCACATGAAAATGATCGTAGGAGGCACTACAAGAGGAAATTAGCCATACAGCTATGccatttccttttgtttgaCATTATCGTTCTTTCTTCTGCAGTTTAGTACCATCCATCTCGAACCAAGATGGTTCAAATGGTCCCGGTACTGCACCTCCAGATAGCTCCACAAATGACAATGAGGATATGAAATCTGTTCTCTCTCTTGATGATGGTCGGTGGTCTGTACCAGCAGAAAAACGAACCCCACTTCCTTCTGCTAGTTTGGAAGAAGAGTTGTTCCAATTGAATATCAAacagccttctcctcctccagtcCTGGCAGAGGTACAGAGACCAATTTCTCCATCAAGCGTTGCTGATCCAACACCAGGACTTCCGACCTCCGGAACTGCCCGTTTTCAGAACTTGCATGTTGTAAGTTCAAAATTTATATTTTCCTTTTAAAATCATTGTATTGTTTGGGTTTACTCTATACCAATCACATCGTGTTTCTTACATCTGTATTTCATCTGTAGCAAGTTCTTCCATCAGCATTCACGTCAAATTCATGTGCTCTTTTGACTTATTTTTATTGTTTATTTCAATTTACATTGTTGTTAGCCGATCAAGTTGATGGAGTGCTTTCTAAGGGTTGCTGAATCAAACACCAAAAGAAGCTTAGAAACTTGTGGGGTTCTTGCTGGTACCCTGGTACGCACATTGCTTATAGGAAATGAGAACGGTGGTTTGGCTGAATTTCTAACGCTAATTGTATTTTCATGTAGAAAAAAAGAACTTTTTATGTGACAACCTTAATTATTCCAAAGCAGAAATCAACATCTAATACGGTAAGCTGTTCGTTTTTACTTCCGTTTTATCTTGGTCGTCCTTGTTGTATCTCCATTTGTTTTATGCAAGTTGCTAGCATGTGTAATAAACATAGTACTGAATGGCATGGCTTTTCGTTTTCCAGTGTGAAGCTACGAATGAAGAAGAACTATTTGAAGTTCAGGACACGGGCTCACTTTTCACTCTTGGTTGGATTCATGTGAGTTCAATTTAACTTGGACATTTTCGTATGGTTGCTCAAGTCAATAAGGTCAATGCTGTCTGCCTGTATGTCTGCATCCtcctgaaaggaaaaaaaaaaggggaaaggtTACATGTACCACACTCGATATACCTAAATAAAAACTAGTAAACTAGTGAATGAAAGCTGCTTCTCTGCCTTTTGTAAGTGCAAAAATCTCTGCTTAAGCATGGGAAGTGCTTAACAAATGTGGATACTAGGATACCAAAATCTTTAGCTTGCATTGACCTGTCACAGTTGGATATGGATAGTCGGATGCCTTAGAGAAAGATTATTTATATATGCCTATGGTTTTCATTCCTGCCAAActtgggactaaaaggctttgttgttattgttgtatTGTTTCCATTACTGCTATCATGGCTGCGAGTCTCGTTATGCATATTGAGTAGTGCATGATGCAGTGCTTTGTTTTATCTTTCTGGTGCTATAGTACAGAAGAATTTAACCAGCATTTAACATGTCTCGTCATGCACTTCTGCATATTTATGTTATAAATGTGGCTGGTTTTAATGTGGGTAtcaaggccctgtttggatgcAAAGTATTTTGGCATAGAAAAATACTATGGTTTTGGAAAGTGGAGTGTTTGGATGCTATACAATCTTTGTAGTTTTGAAAACCATGGTTTTGATAAAACTGTAGTCTTTTTGGAGTTTTTAAAACTCCACTCCATACCACTTTTTTCTAAACCGTGGTTTTGCACATCTCTGCTTCAAAACCTAAGTTTCTTGATACTATGGTTTATCAAAACTACaatatccaaacaggccctaaatattCTTCCAAACTTCCAGGAGTCATTAATCTCTATCAAATGTTATGGGGTGTTTAATGTTTTTGTAACTAGAAAGAGTCTATGTTGACTGATTGCTTTCCACTATACAAGAGAATATTACATTCCTTGATATATTCCTTTTAATTTTCCAGACACATCCAACACAGTCCTGCTTCCTGTCTTCCATTGATCTCCACAATCATTATTCTTATCAGGTAATGCTGGCAGACTGAATCTCACAATATTTTACTGCTTATTTGGTGGCACAGTTCTGTGGTTACATTAGAGCAATTGGTTTCTGTGTTGCTCTTAGCACTTGATCATTTGAGCTGTAACTGTTTGCTTATTGGTTAAATGTGGAAAACTTAATTCTTGCTATTGTGAAGATGTTCTCCAATACTAATACATGTTCTCGATTCATTTTTCATAGTTCCAGATCAATGATCAATTAGGTTTGATTCATCTGTTCATCCTTGCTTATTCTGTGTTAGGGATACTTCATGACTGGTCATAAATTTCTATCTGTTTGATCCTTTCCTGGAATGCTACACAAAGATTAGACTTGGTAAAATGTTTTGTAATAGTTTAATTTTGATATCTTTCTTATGTGTTCAATAGTCAGTGTGCCCTCCCATGAAAAAATCAATAGTGGCTAATTTGCTTACGATTATTGGCTGATCAAATTGAAAGTATTTAATGTTTAATTTGATCATGCtatttacattttttttgtgtCGATAGGTCATGCTACCTGAAGCAATTGCAATAGTTATGGCACCTACTGACACAACAAGGTATATGTCCCATCTATGCTTTTGCCATCCATTTCTTTCATTTGAAATTCTACACTTTTGTTGAGTTAACTGACTTTTGTGTTGCTTGGATGCTTGATGGCTCGCGTTACCCTACCTCTAGTTTGTCCGCCTTGTAGCGTTGGAAGACATCTGACTAATCATGGTTAtgtatttgtttttgtttgatcAGAAAACATGGTATATTTCACCTCACGGATCCAGGTGGTATGGGTGTGATCCATGATTGTCAAGAGAGAGGTTTCCATCCACATAAGGCACCTCTAGATGGCTCGCCAATCTATGAGCAGTGCTCCCACGTCTACATGGACACTGATATAAAGTTTGATATGATTGATCTCCGAGAACGATGACAAAGCTCAACTTCATTTGGTATATTTGGAGTCTATACTTCTGGCAGTTCAACAAATAGCTGCCTTATTTTTTTTAGTTGTGCTTAAGAATTGCGAATTCTTATGTAagcagttgtacatagctgttGCATTGTACAGAGAAAAAATTGAATTAATGATATGATTGGTAACCTTCGAGGTCATTGAGGCTTTGTTGTAATTCATCCCTTTAACCTTGCAAGGCACACGATCACGTGACAAGATGAGGAAGTGCTGTACTTCATTTTCATGCCATGCCTTGCCTTCGGTACATTGCTGAATCTTTGACCTTAATATTATGAATGCATCGATTGTTTAAGCTATATTTTTTGTACTGAGACATTTGGTTCACTTGTTATTTGCGAAGGATGATATTAATGGATGCTGTGTGTGCGGTTTTTCTCTCTTTCGCTTTCTTACGTGTGGCCTGAAAGGATGCCCCTTGAGATAAAAACGTCGCGTCCACTACTGAAAGTTGGGACGTTGCAGGCTTACAGTCTAGTAGACGTAACCGTTTTCCTTATTTCACTTGCGTGTTCAGAGAAACCTAGGATATATGTAGGTTTCAGATTTCCTGCTTTTACAATCTCCAATTGACGAATCCTGCGGACAAGCTTTTGCTCCTTATTGGGCCACGTCATCCCTATTTAACAACCATCGGATCCCGCTGCAGAGCTTGATCGAGCCGTCCGTCTCGAGCTCGGTGTCTTTCGCGAGCGCTAGAATTTCGCGACGCTTGGGGTGTGATTGGTTGGTTGCACGTACCCGGAACCGGGCTCCCGGCGTGCAACTAAGGCCTGATTGGTTACCTGAGCCTTTCGCTGGGCTTGGTTCGTCGAGTGCAAAAAACACCCTGGGAGCCTGGCTCCCGTGGTGCAGCCGATTCGACCTTCTCCCCAGAGCCAGGCtccgcgggtgcggcggcgcgtgcaAGGCGAGCGCGTGGCGGGCGAAAAAGCTTCCGCGCGTGCACGCGGGAAGCTTTGGCGCCTTCGCTAGGGTTACCGGGCGATTTCGCGCCATTCCGCGGGCATAAATGTCGACCCTgacccttccccttccctcttGCGCAGATTTGTTcctccaccggcagctcgcAGGTTAGGGTTCGACCCTTGTCCCCTGTCGTTGTTGTTTCTGATCTCCGGAGGCCTGATCTACCACCCCCatgtcttttttttgtttcgcaGGTTGGAGTTGTTGACGGATCTGTTAGGCAAGGCAAGTTTTTTTTGCATCCTTTGTTCGGATTTCGTCAAAACCGTAACCCTAGGGTTCGATGATCCCACTGACCGGTGCTTTTCTTATGTGACACACGCAGGCCCCCACTGGATCTGAGTTCTTCGGTTGTTCCTAGGTATGATTCTTGAGTTGAAGGACCCGATCTGATTTCTTTACTGGTTCGTATGTGCGTTTTTGAAGTTTCCCCACCCGATCTGAGATACTAGGTTCGGTTCTTAgtgatttataatttttttggttGCTAGGTTTCCCGATCAGACCCCCCTCCTCCGGACGCCACTGATCTGTTCGTGGTTCGGTTGCGGAGCTGAGTTCCCCGTCCTCTCACACGTTGTTCTCCCTGTTCCTATTTTTGCGGTAAAATATCCTAGCCCTTGCCCCTCTTCGCATGCTATCCTAAAACCATGTTGTCGATGGTTAATAGGTGGTTGAAATGATTGGTACCAGTGTTGTTTGATATGTGAGCatactctgagcacacttgttcatgatgttgatgCGTGTATATGGATATGAGCATATTTTCCATGTGAATGATATGTTTTTAGATTGgtctgagcattgttgttcatgtcAATGATGTCTTTATGTTGATCTTATTATTGTTGTCCATGTCACTCATGTCTTACAATAGTGATCTGAGGCATGTTCTCTGCTGTCAGTGATGTTTTCATATATTGATCTGAGCCTTGTTGTCCATGTCAATGATGTGTTTAGATGTTGATCTCAGCCTTGTTGTCCATGCCTGTGATGTGTTAACATATTGATCTGAGCTTCTGTTGTCCATGCCAGTGATGTTTATACATTTATGTGAGCTTCTGTTGTCCATGCCAGTGATGTGTTTATATGTTGATCTGAGGTTCTGTTGCCCATGTCAGTGACCCTTGTTTTGCATGTTATTCATATAGATGGCTCTTGAAGACAAGAGGCGCATGCTTATTATTCATGCAGCTGCTCTAGTGGCTGCCATGTATGCATTCTTCCTGAATAGGCTTAGGCTGGCTAAACCCTCACGTCCTCAGATTAGTTATGCCCCAATGAGTGCTATGGATGAGGAAAGGCAAAAAAATTTGGACATAATTTATAACTGTAATGATGTAGAGTGTGTAAACATGCTTCGCATGAGAAGAGCCCCTTTCTTTAGGCTATGTAATTTGCTTAGGGGCAGGGACTTGCTTAGAGATACCATACATAGCAGTGTAGAAGAGCAAGTTGCTATGTTTCTCCATGTTGTTGGGTATAACCAAAGGTTTAGATTATCCATCAAAGTTGGAGGAGATCTGTAGAGACAGTAAGTAGACATTTCAAAGAGGTGTTGTATGCAATTGGTGAACTTAGGCATGAGATGATTAAGGCTCCATCAACTGAGACACCTCTAATCNNNNNNNNNNNNNNNNNNNNNNNNNNNNNNNNNNNNNNNNNNNNNNNNNNNNNNNNNNNNNNNNNNNNNNNNNNNNNNNNNNNNNNNNNNNNNNNNNNNNNNNNNNNNNNNNNNNNNNNNNNNNNNNNNNNNNNNNNNNNNNNNNNNNNNNNNNNNNNNNNNNNNNNNNNNNNNNNNNNNNNNNNNNNNNNNNNNNNNNNNNNNNNNNNNNNNNNNNNNNNNNNNNNNNNNNNNNNNNNNNNNNNNNNNNNNNNNNNNNNNNNNNNNNNNNNNNNNNNNNNNNNNNNNNNN
This window encodes:
- the LOC101770439 gene encoding AMSH-like ubiquitin thioesterase 3, with the protein product MAPPQPARGGAINIEACARPIAVDNRISLPYYFRIAGSLLRQANIYRNEKNILDLYVILLRYSSLLCETIPKHRDFLAFKLREKAFYDKLNDVIIELESLKPVVQRQVAEHNRGGTVESNTNSLNGTYATSRRIEQHTPSLYTPQPFVGSANGALQKSFHVGRQVPSLPSVQPDKQIQKQFMNLPYPSEETLARHSILGPNGLHGRWNGPVTGIKVQYPSNFELTQSDMTSLVPSISNQDGSNGPGTAPPDSSTNDNEDMKSVLSLDDGRWSVPAEKRTPLPSASLEEELFQLNIKQPSPPPVLAEVQRPISPSSVADPTPGLPTSGTARFQNLHVPIKLMECFLRVAESNTKRSLETCGVLAGTLKKRTFYVTTLIIPKQKSTSNTCEATNEEELFEVQDTGSLFTLGWIHTHPTQSCFLSSIDLHNHYSYQVMLPEAIAIVMAPTDTTRKHGIFHLTDPGGMGVIHDCQERGFHPHKAPLDGSPIYEQCSHVYMDTDIKFDMIDLRER